The genomic stretch acacacacacacacacacccggCCTCGAGGTGACACAGGGCCATTTGCAGGTGGCAGGCCCCCAGCCGCACGCGGCGGCCAGCAGCATGTGGCGGTGCTGCCCacgctgcctgcagctgtgcccCCCGTGTGGTCCCCCGTGTGGTCACACCACCGCCAACGGCTGCTGCTGCGTGTGGCCCCTCGCCCGCCTGTGCTTCCGCAGGTGGCTGGGCCCTGCCGCTGCCAGCAGGGTTTGGGGCTGTCACTGTGCTTGTGGCGGTTTTGCCTGGGCGGGCACATCTGCAGCCCCTCACCACCTGCTGCATCGCCTCCTCCTCGCCCTGCACGGCGTCCCAGCGCCCCGGCCCTGCCGTGGCCACCAGCATTGCTCAGCGCTGACAGAGCCTGCCAGATCCCGTGGCCGTGGGTGGCTCGgccccatcctcatcctcacaCGCAACTGAGGCCTCGAGGGAGCTCATGCTCCTTCCCACCTCCTACCTCCCCCCACATTGGATTTTGCTGGTGCTTGGTCCCGGCTCAGCCAGGCAGGTTGCCCCTGGCaccagctcagctccctgctcccctcagcAGCATTAACCGCAGGCAGGTGCGGGCCCGCGGAAGCACGGTGTTCCcggcagcactgcaggtggcTGGGGAGCCACGTGTGGTCGATGCCAACGTCGGGGtccctgcctggggggaaaCCGCCTCCTTCCTGCCCACGCTGTTGCTGGATGCCAGGCACACCTGCAAGCAATGCCGCCATGTGCTGCCGGCATCCACAAGGAGCTAGGGACGTGCCACCTGCAAACAGGGGGGAGCCTCGGGGCTGCTTTCATCTCGGTGTCCCCCACCTTGGGGGTCTCCAAGCATCCCAGGGAGGGGAGCACCCCAAGAATGGGTGCTGGGGTCTTGGGGCTTTGCTCCGTGCTGGTGCAGAGGGCAGCCTCGTGGAGGCTTTGGTAGATTTTGGGGTGAATCCTGTTGCCAAAAGGACTGGGCTTCACCAGGCTCTGGCAGCAGGGTGAGCTCCATGGGGGGACACAAGTGGGAAGGCTCCATGTGCCCTGTGCTGGCGGCAGGTGCCTTGGGGAGGCCTGGCCTCCCCCCGAGGACATCTGGGTACCGACCCACCATGGCGAGATGTGTGACGCCAGAAGCGGAGCTGAGCCTCATATTTGGGCACGGAGCAGGTTATTGGAGGCCGGGCCCCGGCAGCTGGGAGATAACCCACTTGATAACGGCTCAAAAGGTGCTGCCGCCTCCATTGGCTCCCTGCTGCGGTGCTGCCTATATataccccaccccaccctgggGGGGTCCGGGACGGCAGGATGGTGCCTGTCAGGGTGCTGGGGCTTCTGCTGTGTGTGAAGCTCTGGGGGGgtgagcagcagggctggaggcagcagccatggggcagggacccccctcCGGCTCTGGGCTCAGCACCCTCCTTGCTGCAGGCACCGAGGACCTGCGGTTGGTGGACGGAGGTGGGCGCTGCGCTGGCCGGGTGGAGGTGAAGCACAGGGACGAGTGGGGCTCAGTCTGCAATTACAACTTTGACTGGGATGCCCGTTGGGCCGCCGTggtgtgccagcagctgggctgcggCGCGGTGGCCCATGCATCCGTCTATGCCCCGTTTGGGCAAGGCACCGGCCGAATCTGGCTGCAGCCCTTCTTCTGCCGGGGTGACGAGAAGACGCTGCAGGACTGTCCCCACTTTGGCTGGGGAGAGCACTTCTGCGGCCACGAGCGGGACGTGGGGGTGACCTGCAGAGGTGAGGTGGGGAGACTGGCCATGCTGGGACACTCGCCGTGTGCCAGGGCATCCCTGGGCAAGGCTGAGACCGTGCCGGTGCCCTGGTACAGATGCGGTGGAGCTGAGGCTGGTGGGTGGTGAGGATCCCTGCGCCGGGAGGGTGGAGGTGAAGCTGCAGGGACGCTGGGGCACGGTGGCAGACGAGAGCTGGACCATGGAGGACGCCGAGGTGGTGTGCCGGCAGCTGGGTTGTGGCTCGGCCATCAACTCCTATGACGCCAGCAGCCGCTTCGGCAGGGGGGATGGCCCCATCAACCTGGCTATTGTCAGCTGCCGCGGGGACGAGGCCACCCTCTGGGACTGTGAGATCCGCGGCTGGGGACCCTACACTGGCGTTCACAACTTTGACACTGCTGTCGTCTGCCAAGGTAGGAGCTGGGTGTTGGTGGGGGACGTGCCGAGCCTGGTGCATCCCTCCCCGCTGACCCCCACAGCTGTCCTGGTAGGGTTTGCCCGGCTGATCGGTGGTGACGGTGCCTGTGACGGGCGGCTGGAGGTCTGGCAGCACCGAGCCTGGGCCAGCGTCTGCGAGGACCACGTGGACATGAAGGCTGCCCAGGTgctgtgccaggagctgggctgcggCGCGGCACTGGCCATCCACGGCACCGGCTGGTTCGAGTCAGGAGCGGGGCTGCGGTGGGACCAGGGGTTCAAGTGCACTGGCACCGAGCCCCTCCTGTCCCGCTGCAGCCGCCAGCCGCCCCGTGGCCAGGGCTGCACCAGCCACGCCAACATCGTCTGCTCCCGTAAgcgctggggatgctggggggtgctgctgggggctgctgccagggggTCCCTGCACCGTCCCCCCTGCCCTCAATGCCCTTTCTGCCACAGCTTACACAGGTTTTCGGCTGGTTGGCAACAGCTCGAGCTGCACCGGGCGGGTAGAGGTGGAAttgggggggacatgggggtcCCTCTGCGCCACTGGCTGGGACCTGCCTGATACCCACGTGTTGTGCCACCACCTTGGCTGTGGCCCTGCTGCCACCGTGCCCCCAGGAGGCTCCTTCGGCAGCGGGGATGGGCCACTGCAGCGGCACGCCTTGGTCTGCAGCGGGAGCGAGCGGCACCCGGGCGAGTGCCCCACAGCGGTGCTGGGGGAGCCCGCCTGCCCCCCTGGCCACGCCGCTGCCATCAACTGCTCAGGTCTGTATGGCACCCACTAGGAAAAAGCCTGAAGGGGCTTTTGGGACACCCCAAAAATCGGGAGTGGAAGACGCAGGGTCATTTTAGGGCAAGGGGAGGGCCGCGGCCCCATGGCCCCGCCGGTGATTTTGCAGGCATTGCCGAGCCCCTGCGGCTGGTGGAGGGGGAGAGCCGGTGCGAGGGGCGGCTGGAGGTTGCCACAAGACCCGGGGCCTGGGCCCGTGTGCTGGCGGGGCTGTGGGATGACTGGGGTGCCAGCGTGGTGTGCCGGCAGCTGGGCTGCGGTGTGCCGGAGAAGGTCTACGCCATGGCGGGCTCAGACACAGCGGAGTTGCAGGGGCTGTGGTGTGCCGGCACCGAGGAGAACGTGGCCCAGTGCAACGTCTCGGGGACGGCCGCCACACCAACCAGCGGCCCCGAGGAGGTGGCCATTGTCTGCTCGGGTGAGTGTGCCGGGAAGGGCCGGGGGTGCCAGCACCCCGAGCGGCTGCCCCAGCCCGGTCCCCTCCGTGCCTCGCAGGCAGCCAGCGGGTGAGGCTGGTGGGCGGCCCTGGGCGCTGTGCCGGGCGGGTGGAGGTCTACGTCAATGGCACCTGGGCCACCGTCTGCCAGGACACCTGGGACCTCCTGGATGCCACCGTCGCCTGCCgccagctgggctgtggggtggcaCTGGCGGCACCCAGCTCGGCTCGCTTCGGTGCCAGCACGGGGCCGCTGTGGCTGGGTGCCGGTGGCTGCACCGGGATGGAGGTGTCTCTCTGGGACTGCCCGGCCTCGGCATGGCACGGCTGCCAGCGCGGTGGTGGGGCGGGTGCCGTCTGCTCAGGTCAGTGCTGTGTCTCCCCAGGTTGGGGAACATCTCCCCCGGGGGggtcccagcctggctgctccgTGACCCCCCGCACCcccttgcagagcagctctccctccggctggtgggcagcagcagccgctgcAGTGGGCACCTGGAGGTGCTGTACAATGGCACTTGGGGCCGCGTGTGTGCCAACGGCACCAGCCCCGCCACGGCCGCCGCAGCTTGccggcagctgggctgtggcgACGGGGGGAAGCTGATGGCTGCCTCTGCCCGGgcctctgcccctgcctggctggccTGGGTGAGCTGCAAGGAGGGGTCCCGCTCGCTCTGGCAGTGCCCCTTGGCACCCTGGCACCTGCAAGCCTGCAGCCCCGGTGGGGACACCATCATTGCTTGTGATAAGGACATTGATGGCAGGAGCGGGACGCCCACCCTGTCTCCGGGGAGCCACTGCCCAGATGGTGCCGATTGCACAGGTAGCTCTGCCCATGCCAGCAGCCCCCCGTGCCAGGATGGCCGGGGTCTGCCTGCTCACACTGCCTGGCCATGTCCCCACAGATGACCCCAGCAGCATCACCCCCACAGCAGTGGCAAGGACTGTGCCAGTGCCAACGATCTTGTGCATAGTGCTGGGGACACTGCTGTGCCTGACCCTGGGTGCCCTGGCCGTGCAGACATGCCGTGCCCGGGCTTGGTGCCAAGGTGGGTCCTGGCTGGTGGATGCCAGGGAAGAGCTGGTTTGGGGGTCCCGGGCtccccctgccgtgggcagtGGGTGGCCCCAGTGCCACCCACGCTGCCCATGGCCCCAGGTGAGCACTGCTTATTCTTTCAGGCCCTGGTAGAGCTGCAGGTGCCATGGGTGATGCTGTCTATGAGGAGCTGGAATATGCCTTGACGCCGGCGTACCAGGAGATGCCCAGTCGCTTCGGTCAGTGCCACCTCCCATGCCCGGCACCCTTCCCTGAAGCGGGGGGGAGGCTCTGCCCCCCAGCCTCACCGCAGCACCGTGTCCTGGTGGTGTGGCATTGTGTtgtggggggtgtccctggtCCCACCGTGGCCCCACTCTGTGGCATCGGGCAGTGCCGGCTCTGGCCACCCCCAACACCCCGTGTCCCCCCTCCAGGGTCTCTGTCGGAGGGGTCAGAGACAAAGTTGCCGTATTACACTGGGGATGACGTGGAGGAGAGTGACCCCAAGGCAGCCTCAGGTAAGGGCACGGGGGCAAGAAACCAGtggggagccctggggagggggaacacAGCCAGGTTTTGGGAAGCTGCAGGGACACGGCCGCCCTTGCCTAGGCAAGCCCAGCTTGACTGCAGCTCTCATTAGCAAAGCATCACCTTCCCCTGCCGATGAatccctcctgcagctctgcctgagaGCGTGCGGCCCCAGTGCCACAGGCACATCCCCAGTGGCGTGGCTGGAGGGGGGGTGGCACAGCCAGACCCCTGCCATGGCCTCCAGTTCACTCCCATGCACCCCGGTGCCTGTCCCAGACTCCCCTGCCCTGCTTGAGCATGGTGCCCCGGATGGCTATGATGATGCCACGGCCGTGCCAGAAGAGTCTCCCGCTCCCAGCACTGGGGATGTCTCCAAGGGGGTGGCACGGCCGAGCTGGGGCTGTGTCTCACCCACAGGTAAGAGGGGCCACAGCTGCCCTGTCCCCTGGAGAGCCACTGCTGCGGAGGGGGTTGGCTGTGGTggcgggcagggagcaggcagcaaaTCCATGGAGGCTGCAGCAAGACCCCACTTGGGGTCTGGCATGAGGGACATAAAGCAGCCCCTCCCCAAGGCACCAGCCTTTGCTGTCCCCCAAGGTGGAAGCAGTCCCCCTCCAAGTCCCCCAGAAGCCACCACAGaccccctggcacagcccccgAGGGACACGGACTATGACGATGCTGATGTCAGCACCCTGGCGACATCACTGTGAGGACACCCGGGCTGCACCGCGGGGTCCCCTGGGAAAATGtctgcagggtgggggggttCTGTCCCCAAGAAAGGGTGGCCCTGGCCACAGAAgtcacctctccctgcccagaactgcagtgcagcagcagaacagctcCTGTGTCTCTCCCAcgagcagtgctgcagggattattttttattattattatttcactgggaatttatctttttttttctattaaaaccCCCCAAATTTTCTATTGAAACTCAAAATGGCTGGAGACTCATTTCCAAGACTGGCACCTCACTCTGAGGTCCATCAGCCATCCCTGGGGGATGCGGGACAAGAGCTGGACCCACAGACACACCCCTGGGCATGGTGGGGACGGGGGAAGGATGGGGGAGAGCGTAGGGGGATTCCTGGGACTAGCTCCGGGGCTTTTATTTGGCATTGGCAAACACCCGCACCACTATTCCCACTGCCACGTGTGGGAAAATGGGAGCAAGAAGGACCCATGGCTTTGCGTGACCCCCAGCAGTGGCAGGCAGGGtctcctgccctgtgcccccacCAGGCTCAGACCCAGGGAGGCTTCCCCCCAGCTTCGGCAGCACCGTCAGCTGGGCTAGCAACAGCTCCGGGTGTTGGAGGGACCCCTCCTGAAGGGGGGGAGCACCTTCCTGCCCCCCACACCCCCGGTGCCCGGCAGCACCCCGCGGTGGAAGGGCAGCCGGGCCATGGCCCCCGTCTGCAGCACATCCTGCTTGAGGAGGTCCTGGATCTTCAGGTTGGGCTTCAGCGCCCGCAGCGCAGCCACCTCGTGCAGCACTTCCTCGTGTAACCCGGACGTGCTCAGGCTAATTTAgatagaggaagaaaaagagcagagtGGTTAAATCACCCTCCGCTCTCCTGGGTGTCGGGGTGCTGGTGTCTCCCTCCCTGACCCACAGCATCCGACCATGGGGTACTGGCATGGAGGTGCCAGGGATGGAAGGGGGACGCACCAGGAACCTTACCCCAGGGCCCGCAGCGGGCAGGTGGGATGCcggagctgctggcagagctgcaggatgcCGTCGGCTCCCAGCTCATTGTCGCTCAGGTCCAGGCAGGTGAGGTGGGGGCTCTCCATCAGCCAAGCAGCCAGGGCTTGGCAGCAGGCACCCGTCAgctggcagctccccagcctgcaggaccAGGGCAAACAGGGATGCAGGGTTTGACCAGTGGGTGGGCAAGCTGCTCcgggtgggagggagggagcgcCAGCCGGACCCCAGCCCCTTACCGCAGCGTCTGTAGCTGGCAGGTgcggggctggagcccctcACACAGCAGCTTCACACCGGCATCACGCAGCCCCTCGCTGAAGGACAAATCCAGCTCCACCAGGCATGGGCTGGTGCTCAGCGCAGCGGCAAGGTCCTCGCAGCAGGCACTGGTGAGGCGGGTGTACCACAGCCTGCCGGGGACCCGTGGAAAAGACCCTCAGAACCAGCCTGAGGGcccccccctgccaccccatcACGGTGGTTGTCCCCTGGTGCCGCTGCTTTTGAACCCTGGGAGAGCAGGACAGAGGGATGGCACCACCCCAGAGAGGCTCTTTCAGGGTACCTCCCCAGCACTCCACCCCATGAGTATGGCCAACTGGGAGATGCTCATGGTGTGCAGGGGGATGCCCATGGGTGGCGGGGCCACTCACTGCAGGACGCGCAGGCGGCAGCTGGGCTGCCGCAGCCCCTCGCAGAGCAGGTGCACACCGCCATCGCCCAGCGTGCCGTCACCCAGCTCCAGTCGGACCAGGCTGGGGTGTTGGGCCAGCAGCGCCGCCAGCTCCGCACAGCAACTCTCCGACAGCCCGCaccactgcagcctgcagggagaGCGCAGGGACCCAGGGGCCCAtcacccctgccctggctgccccagcaccctgccaccTGGCCAATCAGCATGGAGGGACCACACTCACCCTTAGCACAGCCAATGAGCAGGAAGGGACCACACCCTCCTACCTCCCCAACCAATCAGCAGGAAGGGACCACAcactcccacctccccagccaaTCAGCAAAGAGGGACCAcaccctcccacctccccagccaaTCAGCAGGAAGGGACCACaccctcccacctcccagccAATCAGCACGGCAGGACCACCCCCCCATGGTCCATGAGGCCGGCGGTGATGCCGCGTGGCAGCTGTGGGgtgccagctgtgccccccGTGCCCCGCCAAGCCAGCCAGGGTGCCCAGGCTGTGCTCAGTGCCCTCGCCCAGTGCCGCCCATGGGCTGGGCTCGGTGCCTGCCTCTTACCGGAGCTCCCGCAGGTGGGTGCCCGGGTGCCGCAGCGCTCGGCAGAGCGGGTAGATGGAGgcgggcagctcctgctgcccaccctgggcACGAGGGTGTCCTCTGGCTCCTGAGGCACTggagctgcagggggacagAGTGGGGTGGCACAGGTGGCCCTCATTCGCACCGGGAGCTCCTGGCTTCCACACCCCCTGCTTCCCAAGTAGACCTCACCACCATGGCCTCCTCGAGAGGGACCTTAATGGCTTTGGAGACGCAGAGGCTGG from Falco rusticolus isolate bFalRus1 chromosome 10, bFalRus1.pri, whole genome shotgun sequence encodes the following:
- the LOC119154746 gene encoding scavenger receptor cysteine-rich type 1 protein M130-like, translating into MVPVRVLGLLLCVKLWGGTEDLRLVDGGGRCAGRVEVKHRDEWGSVCNYNFDWDARWAAVVCQQLGCGAVAHASVYAPFGQGTGRIWLQPFFCRGDEKTLQDCPHFGWGEHFCGHERDVGVTCRDAVELRLVGGEDPCAGRVEVKLQGRWGTVADESWTMEDAEVVCRQLGCGSAINSYDASSRFGRGDGPINLAIVSCRGDEATLWDCEIRGWGPYTGVHNFDTAVVCQGFARLIGGDGACDGRLEVWQHRAWASVCEDHVDMKAAQVLCQELGCGAALAIHGTGWFESGAGLRWDQGFKCTGTEPLLSRCSRQPPRGQGCTSHANIVCSPYTGFRLVGNSSSCTGRVEVELGGTWGSLCATGWDLPDTHVLCHHLGCGPAATVPPGGSFGSGDGPLQRHALVCSGSERHPGECPTAVLGEPACPPGHAAAINCSGIAEPLRLVEGESRCEGRLEVATRPGAWARVLAGLWDDWGASVVCRQLGCGVPEKVYAMAGSDTAELQGLWCAGTEENVAQCNVSGTAATPTSGPEEVAIVCSGSQRVRLVGGPGRCAGRVEVYVNGTWATVCQDTWDLLDATVACRQLGCGVALAAPSSARFGASTGPLWLGAGGCTGMEVSLWDCPASAWHGCQRGGGAGAVCSEQLSLRLVGSSSRCSGHLEVLYNGTWGRVCANGTSPATAAAACRQLGCGDGGKLMAASARASAPAWLAWVSCKEGSRSLWQCPLAPWHLQACSPGGDTIIACDKDIDGRSGTPTLSPGSHCPDGADCTDDPSSITPTAVARTVPVPTILCIVLGTLLCLTLGALAVQTCRARAWCQGPGRAAGAMGDAVYEELEYALTPAYQEMPSRFGSLSEGSETKLPYYTGDDVEESDPKAASDSPALLEHGAPDGYDDATAVPEESPAPSTGDVSKGVARPSWGCVSPTGGSSPPPSPPEATTDPLAQPPRDTDYDDADVSTLATSL